GGCGGCTTGTTGCTGTCTTTGTGAATGCACCACACCGTCGGCATCATGTCATCCTTGATGGGCAATGCGCCTGTTGGCATGTCGAAGGCTATTTCCATCGTGTCATGGTAGACCATCGCCACCATCATTTTGTCCTGCTGGAGCGGGGATTTCATGTTCGCCATGTAAACATTGGGCTGGTTGCCTAGGTTCAACAGCAAAACCGTCGCCACCGATGCGGCAATCGAGGCAAAAGCGGCTACCGGCACGTAGTTCCACACACTTGCCAGCCAGCTTTTGCGCGGGGTGGCGGTTTTACCTAACTGTAATTGCTTGCTGATAGCATTCCACACCCGTGCCGGTGGTTGTTCTGCTGGCAATAAGTTGGCTAATGGGGCAAATTGCTGTTGGTAAGCGTAGGTAACAGCCCGCAGGTAGAGGTGTTTGCTCATCAATTTCTCAAAGCGCAGGCGTGCCTTGCCCTGCAAAGTGCCTAATGCGTAGGACATCGCCAGATGTTCAAAAATGTCCGGGTTTTGGTAACGCCTCATTGCAAGCACCCCCTTAACTGTTCCAATCCACGCCGTATCCACGCTTTCACTGTGCCTAGCGGTTTTGCCAAAGAGTGGGCAAGCTCCTCATGAGTTTGCCCGTGATAGAAGGCTTGCAGGATGCATTCGCGCTGTTCCGGTTTAAGCTGTTCCAAACAGTGCATCAATTGTTGGGCATCTTCTCCCATTTGTTGCAAGGCATCTGGCCCCGGGTCAAGCGAGGCAAATTCCAAGGTTTCGTATTCCACTTCCTCAGCAATCGCCGGGCGGCTGTACCCTTGGCGCAGTTTGTCGAGTGCCTGATTGCGCACTATCGTGGTCATCCAGGTCATGGCACTGGCTTTGCTGGCGGCAAATTGAGCGGCGTGATGCCAGATTTTCACAAAGCCTTCCTGCAAGACATCTTCGGCGAGTGCTTCATCCCGCAGCAGGCGTTTGCACAGGGCAAACAGGCGCGGGGAAGCCGCGTCATACAGTTGCCGGAAAGCGGTTGCATCACCCTGACCGCTGCGTTGCAACAGTTCGTTCAGTGCTTCCATCATGATCCTTCTATGTTCTTATACGTCGGTTGGCGGCTGTTGGATGCACGCCACACAGGAAAGCCGATTGTAGACAGATTTCCGCTTGCCCGTTCCCCATGAGCTAGTGAAATTGCCTCAGCCAAGGAAGTGGCTGAGGCGAAGCTGATATTTAAGACTTACTTTTTCGCACCGCAAGCACCGTCTTTCTTGGTACCACAGCTACCATCTTTTTTCGCACCGCAAGCACCGTCTTTCTTAGCACCGCAGCTCCCGTCTTTTTTCGCACCGCAAGCACCATCTTTTTTCGCGGCGCTATCTGCCGCTGGTTTGGCTTCGGTGGTGCTTTTGGTGTCGGCACTTTTTTCAGCGGAAAACGGGTTGCTGCTGCACCCTGCAAGTGTAGTACCAGCAATCAATACTGTGCCCAAGGAAAGGGCAAGGGAAAACTTATTGGATTTCATCGTGAACACTCCTTTGGTTTGGGTTCGGTTTCATTATACGTAGGCATTTGTCTGTTGGATGTAGCAACCACAAAAAAATTATTGAAATGAATTTGCATCCAAGCCCGCAACCGTCCCGTATAACCCAATACCTGGCACAAGACTGATAGGGACTAACGCAAATTTTTCCGCTGAGTCGCCGCTTAAGCCGCTAACAGGGAAAGACACCTCACTAACAGTGTTGGTTATGGTAGATTTGTACTGTAATCACACTTGCATTTTACCGACTGGTCAACTAGGATGTTCCTATGAATACCGTAACCGACACCCGCCAACGCCTGCTCAACAGTGCTCGTGAACTGCTCTACTCGCGCAGTTATGGCAATGTGGGTGTGAAGGAAATTTGTGACGTGGCGGGGGTGCAAAAAGGCAGTTTCTACCACTTTTTTCCTTCCAAGCAGGAACTGACATTGGCGGTGCTGGATGAGTTTTTCATTATTTCAAAACAGGAGCTGTTAGCCCGCTCGTTCCGCCAAGAATGGTCTGCGATGCAGCAATTGCGTGCCTTTCTGGATAATGTGTATATTTTTCAGAAAAGCACCAAGGAACAAATCGGCAAAACGCTGGGTTGCCCTTTCGGGAATATGTCCTCGGAAATGAGTACCCAGGATGAAGTCATTCGCCAGCGTCTTAATGGTTTGTTGCAGCAAATGGAGATGTCGCTGAGAACTGCATTGGAGCAAGGGGTACGGACGGGGGAAATTGCCCCGTGCGATACGGTTGCCACCGCTGCGGCGATGTTTGCCTTCGTCGAAGGTTTAATGTTGTTGGCAAAAACCCGTAATGATCCCGAATTGATACGGGAACTAGGTGTTGCCATGTTGACCATCCGCATTGAAGAGTCAGCGACTAGCTAAAAATTTTTTATGCTGAAACTTGACTGACCAGTCGGTAAAGTTTCGCTTATTTTTAACCATAGCCCACAGGAGTAAGATCATGACCACAGCCACGCAAACCCTAGACGCACGCGGACTCAATTGCCCGTTACCGATCTTGCGTACCAAAAAGGCACTGAACACCCTGAGTGCGGGCGATACGCTGGAAGTTCGTGCCAGTGACCCCGGTTCAGTCAAGGATATGCAGGCATTTTGCCAGCAAACCGGCAATGAATTGGTGTCAGCCAACGATGCCAATGGGGAATACGCTTTCTTGATCCGTAAATCGTAAGGAGCTGCACCATGACCGCTACTGCCCAAACCAGCCCGGTTGGTTTTGATAAAGCCTTGTTTGATCAGTGGTTTGACGAGCGTTTCCAACACAAGATGGATGAACGCGAAGCCAACCACATCCCTTCCATGACTATCATCTCTACCAAGGGAACGCTGGATATGGCTTACCCACCGTTCATCCTTGCCTCCACCGCCGCCGCGCTAGGCTGGAATGTGTCGGTATTTTTCACCTTCTACGGTCTGGATTTGCTGAAAAAGAAGCTGGATTTGAAAGTCAGCCCACTCGGCAACCCCGCCATGCCGATGAAAATGCCGATGGGGCCGGAATGGTTGCGCAAAACTAATTTGCCCATTCCCAATGTGTTGATGGCGGGCATTCCCGGTTTCGAGACTGCCGCCACCAGCATGATGAAGGAAACCCTGAAACAAAAGGGTGTCGCATCCATCGAGGAGCTGCGTGAGTTGGCATTGGAAGCCGAAGTAAAAATGGTGGCGTGTCAGATGACAGTGGATTTGTTCGGACATGACAAAGCCGACTTCATTGACGGCATCAGCGAATGGGTGGGTGCAGCAAGCTTCCTGCCGACTGCGCAAAAAGCTGATGTAAACCTGTTTGTTTAATCCACAGCAACACACTGGGTAGGGGTGAAAAATTTTTCGCCTCTACGGAAATTAACTCGTTAACGATAAATCTCATTATCAAAGGTAGTAGCAATGAAAAATGTAATCATCACTGGCAGCAGTAACGGCTTTGGCCTGAAAGCGGCTAAAGATTTTGCGGATAAAGGTTATCAAGTCTTTGCCACCATGCGTAACGCGGATGGCAAAAACGCTGCGGTCAAAGCTGATCTGCAAGCGCATAGCGCACACATTCATGTCGTCGATATGGATGTCACTAGCGACGAATCCGTTGAAACCGCTATTGCGGGCGTGCTGGCTAAAGCGGGTACGATTGATATTTTAATCAACAACGCAGGGGTGATGTATCTGGGCATCACTGAGGCTTTCAGCATCGCTCAAGCCAAAGAACAGATGGAAACCAATTACTTCGGTGCCATCCGTACCATGCAAGCGGTATTGCCCTCTATGCGTGCGGCCAAGTCCGGTCTCATCATCAATACTTCATCTTTGGTTGGTCAAATTTCGCCGCCATTTTTCTCCACCTACAGTGCTACCAAACATGCTTTAGAGGGTTACTCGCAAGGCTTGCGTTACGAAGTGTCGCCATTCGGTATTGATGTCGCCATCGTGCAGCCTGGTCCGTTTGGTACAGGTCTGCTGGCATCGGGTCAACCACCTGCACACAGCGATGTGCTGACCGGTTATGGCGAATTGGCGGGTGTCCCTGCCGCTATGGGTGCGCACTTCGCGGCGTTCTTGCAGAGCGAAGATGCGCCAAAGCCTCAGCTCGTGGTCGATGCCTATTTGGCACTGGCTGAAATGCCCGCTGGTAAACGCCCCACGCGCACGGTGGTCGGTATCACTTGGGGTGTGGATGATATGAATGCAGCCAAACAACCCATTCAAGACCGTGTTTTGAAAGAAATGCAGCTTGAGGGTGTGCTGAGGGGCACTGACGCTTGAGTTTTGTAACTCTTGAGCTATTCGGAGCGGTGAACGGAAGAGGCTGGACGTGTTCCAGCCTTTTTATCGTCAACCTTATCCGTCTGGCGGGCAACATCAAGTGGGGCAATGTGGGTGTCGCACATAACCATGTTAATATGCCAGCGGATCCATTAAAGCAAGGTAAAACCGATAATGTACGACTGGTTAATGCAACAAGAGCCGGTTATTCGGATGGCAATGATGTTGGGTGTTTTAGCCATTATGGCGACATGGGAATGGGTCGCGCCCCGCCGTGCGTTGTCAGTCAGCAAGGCTTACCGTTGGTCAAATAATTTCGGCGTGATTGCGTTAGGCACGTTGTTAACCCGTTTAGTGGTTCCGGCGGGGGCGGTAGGC
The window above is part of the Thiothrix winogradskyi genome. Proteins encoded here:
- a CDS encoding anti-sigma factor; this translates as MRRYQNPDIFEHLAMSYALGTLQGKARLRFEKLMSKHLYLRAVTYAYQQQFAPLANLLPAEQPPARVWNAISKQLQLGKTATPRKSWLASVWNYVPVAAFASIAASVATVLLLNLGNQPNVYMANMKSPLQQDKMMVAMVYHDTMEIAFDMPTGALPIKDDMMPTVWCIHKDSNKPPMRMGTLTAKGENRMPIDKATWKEMANVSQFAISLEPMDKPPSETPLGEVIFNGELAAL
- a CDS encoding sigma-70 family RNA polymerase sigma factor encodes the protein MMEALNELLQRSGQGDATAFRQLYDAASPRLFALCKRLLRDEALAEDVLQEGFVKIWHHAAQFAASKASAMTWMTTIVRNQALDKLRQGYSRPAIAEEVEYETLEFASLDPGPDALQQMGEDAQQLMHCLEQLKPEQRECILQAFYHGQTHEELAHSLAKPLGTVKAWIRRGLEQLRGCLQ
- the dsrE2 gene encoding sulfur carrier protein DsrE2, which produces MDEREANHIPSMTIISTKGTLDMAYPPFILASTAAALGWNVSVFFTFYGLDLLKKKLDLKVSPLGNPAMPMKMPMGPEWLRKTNLPIPNVLMAGIPGFETAATSMMKETLKQKGVASIEELRELALEAEVKMVACQMTVDLFGHDKADFIDGISEWVGAASFLPTAQKADVNLFV
- a CDS encoding sulfurtransferase TusA family protein, encoding MTTATQTLDARGLNCPLPILRTKKALNTLSAGDTLEVRASDPGSVKDMQAFCQQTGNELVSANDANGEYAFLIRKS
- a CDS encoding SDR family oxidoreductase is translated as MKNVIITGSSNGFGLKAAKDFADKGYQVFATMRNADGKNAAVKADLQAHSAHIHVVDMDVTSDESVETAIAGVLAKAGTIDILINNAGVMYLGITEAFSIAQAKEQMETNYFGAIRTMQAVLPSMRAAKSGLIINTSSLVGQISPPFFSTYSATKHALEGYSQGLRYEVSPFGIDVAIVQPGPFGTGLLASGQPPAHSDVLTGYGELAGVPAAMGAHFAAFLQSEDAPKPQLVVDAYLALAEMPAGKRPTRTVVGITWGVDDMNAAKQPIQDRVLKEMQLEGVLRGTDA
- a CDS encoding TetR/AcrR family transcriptional regulator — translated: MNTVTDTRQRLLNSARELLYSRSYGNVGVKEICDVAGVQKGSFYHFFPSKQELTLAVLDEFFIISKQELLARSFRQEWSAMQQLRAFLDNVYIFQKSTKEQIGKTLGCPFGNMSSEMSTQDEVIRQRLNGLLQQMEMSLRTALEQGVRTGEIAPCDTVATAAAMFAFVEGLMLLAKTRNDPELIRELGVAMLTIRIEESATS